A section of the Centroberyx gerrardi isolate f3 chromosome 8, fCenGer3.hap1.cur.20231027, whole genome shotgun sequence genome encodes:
- the LOC139933694 gene encoding uncharacterized protein LOC139933694 isoform X2, translated as MKKKWKWAFLALTLTVASSIYITWPSLDTSITPCSALLSEQTITPIINTNHLMVSAYKDHRFKGITRIIGIMKRDQLQPLYCIFCCHHSCSKGYLAHIDMHSDHFGYPFATTDVLCRSQPLRNATHVTISTHADILENQHQSFLPIRNKESAASFPYTFTVCVSNLFGGYNNVLQFVQTMEMYKLLGVQRVVIYNTSCGPELERVLLNYKDEGILEIVQWPIDHFLNPSKGWNFPEHPGDLHYYGQLVTLNECIYRNMYRSKYLLLNDIDEIIMPYKHVNLQLMMENLEQGHPGVAIFVVTNHIFPKTQFDDSGRFKLAQWQSIPGINILEHIYREPLKEGVFNPSKLIINPREVEQTSVHSVLKTWAWTVTVDPALCRIVHVRVPLQGSLTKDQLHVDKRLWDFDLVSKVDDVLRKAGLLMS; from the coding sequence ATGAAGAAGAAGTGGAAATGGGCATTTCTTGCACTGACACTTACCGTTGCTTCATCCATATACATTACATGGCCATCTCTAGACACCTCCATAACACCATGCTCAGCACTTTTAAGCGAGCAAACCATAACACCAATTATAAATACCAATCATTTGATGGTTTCTGCCTACAAAGACCACAGGTTTAAAGGCATAACTCGGATCATTGGCATAATGAAGAGAGATCAACTCCAACCACTTTACTGCATTTTCTGTTGTCATCATAGCTGCTCCAAAGGATATCTGGCACATATTGATATGCACAGTGATCATTTTGGATACCCGTTTGCGACCACAGATGTGCTGTGCAGGAGTCAGCCTCTGAGGAACGCCACGCATGTCACTATCTCGACACACGCTGACATCTTGGAAAACCAGCACCAGAGCTTCCTCCCCATCCGAAACAAAGAGAGTGCGGCATCGTTCCCTTACACCTTCACTGTATGCGTCTCTAACCTGTTTGGCGGGTACAACAATGTGCTTCAGTTTGTCCAAACCATGGAGATGTACAAGCTGCTGGGTGTGCAGAGAGTGGTGATCTACAACACCAGCTGCGGTCCAGAGCTGGAGCGTGTGCTGCTGAACTACAAGGACGAGGGCATACTGGAGATAGTTCAGTGGCCCATCGACCACTTCCTCAACCCGTCTAAAGGCTGGAATTTCCCAGAACATCCAGGGGATCTCCATTACTACGGGCAGCTTGTCACTCTGAACGAATGCATCTATAGAAACATGTACCGGTCTAAGTATTTGCTGCTTAATGACATAGACGAAATCATCATGCCTTACAAACATGTCAATCTGCAGCTAATGATGGAAAATCTGGAGCAGGGGCACCCTGGAGTTGCCATCTTTGTCGTCACGAACCATATCTTCCCCAAAACCCAGTTTGATGACAGCGGCAGATTCAAGCTGGCGCAGTGGCAAAGCATCCCGGGGATAAACATCCTGGAGCACATATACAGAGAACCGTTAAAGGAAGGTGTCTTCAACCCTTCCAAGCTGATCATCAACCCTAGAGAGGTAGAGCAGACGTCGGTCCACAGCGTCCTGAAGACATGGGCGTGGACCGTCACTGTGGATCCTGCTCTGTGTAGGATCGTGCATGTCAGAGTGCCTTTACAGGGGAGCCTCACTAAAGATCAGCTGCATGTGGACAAGAGGCTCTGGGACTTTGACCTGGTTTCGAAGGTTGACGATGTTTTACGAAAAGCAGGATTATTGATGTCTTAA
- the LOC139933694 gene encoding uncharacterized protein LOC139933694 isoform X1 — protein MKVLNHLSWIQMKKKWKWAFLALTLTVASSIYITWPSLDTSITPCSALLSEQTITPIINTNHLMVSAYKDHRFKGITRIIGIMKRDQLQPLYCIFCCHHSCSKGYLAHIDMHSDHFGYPFATTDVLCRSQPLRNATHVTISTHADILENQHQSFLPIRNKESAASFPYTFTVCVSNLFGGYNNVLQFVQTMEMYKLLGVQRVVIYNTSCGPELERVLLNYKDEGILEIVQWPIDHFLNPSKGWNFPEHPGDLHYYGQLVTLNECIYRNMYRSKYLLLNDIDEIIMPYKHVNLQLMMENLEQGHPGVAIFVVTNHIFPKTQFDDSGRFKLAQWQSIPGINILEHIYREPLKEGVFNPSKLIINPREVEQTSVHSVLKTWAWTVTVDPALCRIVHVRVPLQGSLTKDQLHVDKRLWDFDLVSKVDDVLRKAGLLMS, from the exons ATGAAG GTGTTGAATCACTTGAGTTGGATTCAAATGAAGAAGAAGTGGAAATGGGCATTTCTTGCACTGACACTTACCGTTGCTTCATCCATATACATTACATGGCCATCTCTAGACACCTCCATAACACCATGCTCAGCACTTTTAAGCGAGCAAACCATAACACCAATTATAAATACCAATCATTTGATGGTTTCTGCCTACAAAGACCACAGGTTTAAAGGCATAACTCGGATCATTGGCATAATGAAGAGAGATCAACTCCAACCACTTTACTGCATTTTCTGTTGTCATCATAGCTGCTCCAAAGGATATCTGGCACATATTGATATGCACAGTGATCATTTTGGATACCCGTTTGCGACCACAGATGTGCTGTGCAGGAGTCAGCCTCTGAGGAACGCCACGCATGTCACTATCTCGACACACGCTGACATCTTGGAAAACCAGCACCAGAGCTTCCTCCCCATCCGAAACAAAGAGAGTGCGGCATCGTTCCCTTACACCTTCACTGTATGCGTCTCTAACCTGTTTGGCGGGTACAACAATGTGCTTCAGTTTGTCCAAACCATGGAGATGTACAAGCTGCTGGGTGTGCAGAGAGTGGTGATCTACAACACCAGCTGCGGTCCAGAGCTGGAGCGTGTGCTGCTGAACTACAAGGACGAGGGCATACTGGAGATAGTTCAGTGGCCCATCGACCACTTCCTCAACCCGTCTAAAGGCTGGAATTTCCCAGAACATCCAGGGGATCTCCATTACTACGGGCAGCTTGTCACTCTGAACGAATGCATCTATAGAAACATGTACCGGTCTAAGTATTTGCTGCTTAATGACATAGACGAAATCATCATGCCTTACAAACATGTCAATCTGCAGCTAATGATGGAAAATCTGGAGCAGGGGCACCCTGGAGTTGCCATCTTTGTCGTCACGAACCATATCTTCCCCAAAACCCAGTTTGATGACAGCGGCAGATTCAAGCTGGCGCAGTGGCAAAGCATCCCGGGGATAAACATCCTGGAGCACATATACAGAGAACCGTTAAAGGAAGGTGTCTTCAACCCTTCCAAGCTGATCATCAACCCTAGAGAGGTAGAGCAGACGTCGGTCCACAGCGTCCTGAAGACATGGGCGTGGACCGTCACTGTGGATCCTGCTCTGTGTAGGATCGTGCATGTCAGAGTGCCTTTACAGGGGAGCCTCACTAAAGATCAGCTGCATGTGGACAAGAGGCTCTGGGACTTTGACCTGGTTTCGAAGGTTGACGATGTTTTACGAAAAGCAGGATTATTGATGTCTTAA